A window of the Tunturibacter empetritectus genome harbors these coding sequences:
- a CDS encoding ThiF family adenylyltransferase yields the protein MMSKHPAPSLEEPATSIHIGTPATQSPASAARQPILDTERYSRQILFPGIGPTGQHLLASAHVAIIGVGATGAATASLLARAGVGTLTLIDRDFVEPSNLQRQILFDEADARDSLPKAEAARRKIALFNSGITVHSHIADLVPANIHELLTPAHLILDATDNFETRYLLNDYCVQQSKPWIYAAAIGAYAATMNILPIPVDSSKAVILSDGEAAESKNPRISSLRTERSDVPIKDALEYTPTACLACIFPKPPTGPVETCDTAGILSTAVNLAASIQTTEALKLLTNQPHLMRRTLLSHDLWSNERTEINASRPNPSCTVCGQRLFPHLAGEGRPHITLCGRNSVQIHEHHRPVDFAAMRNRLAPHADIHDLRFNQLLLRFQRGPHTFTLFPDGRALIQGTTDITLARSLYARFIGS from the coding sequence ATCATGTCAAAGCATCCAGCACCCTCCCTCGAAGAACCCGCCACGAGCATCCACATCGGCACCCCCGCCACGCAGTCCCCCGCATCAGCCGCCCGCCAACCCATCCTCGATACGGAACGCTACTCCCGCCAGATTCTCTTCCCCGGCATCGGACCCACCGGCCAGCATCTTCTAGCCTCCGCCCACGTCGCCATCATCGGCGTCGGAGCCACCGGAGCCGCCACCGCCTCCCTTCTCGCCCGCGCCGGCGTCGGCACCCTCACCCTCATCGACCGCGACTTCGTCGAGCCCTCCAACCTCCAGCGCCAGATCCTCTTCGACGAGGCAGACGCCCGCGACTCCCTCCCCAAAGCAGAAGCCGCCCGCCGCAAGATCGCCCTCTTCAACTCGGGCATCACCGTCCACTCCCACATCGCAGACCTGGTCCCCGCCAACATCCACGAGCTCCTCACCCCCGCTCACCTGATCCTCGACGCCACCGACAACTTCGAGACCCGCTACCTCCTCAACGACTACTGCGTCCAGCAATCCAAGCCCTGGATCTACGCTGCCGCCATCGGCGCCTACGCCGCCACCATGAACATCCTCCCCATCCCTGTCGACTCTTCAAAAGCTGTCATTCTGAGCGATGGCGAAGCCGCCGAGTCGAAGAACCCCCGCATTTCGTCTTTACGAACGGAGCGGAGCGACGTACCCATAAAAGACGCGCTGGAATACACCCCCACCGCCTGCCTCGCCTGCATCTTCCCCAAGCCGCCCACCGGCCCCGTAGAAACCTGCGACACCGCCGGCATTCTCTCCACCGCGGTCAACCTCGCCGCCTCCATCCAAACCACCGAGGCTCTCAAACTCCTCACCAACCAGCCCCACCTCATGCGCCGCACCCTCCTCTCCCACGACCTCTGGTCCAACGAGCGCACTGAGATCAACGCCTCCAGACCCAACCCCTCCTGCACCGTCTGCGGACAGCGCCTCTTCCCCCACCTCGCCGGCGAAGGCCGCCCTCACATCACTCTCTGCGGCCGCAACTCTGTTCAAATTCACGAGCACCACCGCCCAGTCGACTTCGCTGCCATGCGCAATCGGCTCGCGCCTCACGCAGACATCCACGACCTCCGCTTCAACCAGCTCCTCCTCCGCTTCCAACGCGGCCCTCACACCTTCACCCTTTTTCCCGACGGCCGCGCCCTCATTCAGGGCACCACCGACATCACCCTCGCGCGCTCCCTCTACGCCCGTTTCATCGGCTCCTGA
- a CDS encoding RNA polymerase sigma factor, protein MDVQGLQMTQLTQPTPPTPGVFKRNPPIAGEAEAIEAAKNGDAEAFSKLYALHKRRVYTLCLRMLGNVSEAEDMTQEAFLHLFRKIGSFRGESAFSTWLHRLTVNLVLMHLRKKGLNLVSLEETINPSEEDAPKRDFGSRDLALTGSVDRVALERAVASLPPGYRMVFVLHDVEGFEHNEIATMLECSTGNSKSQLHKARLKLRELLRQPEPAAQPNGLKEVAV, encoded by the coding sequence ATGGACGTCCAAGGCCTACAAATGACCCAACTGACCCAACCAACACCACCCACTCCTGGTGTCTTCAAACGCAACCCACCCATCGCAGGGGAAGCCGAAGCCATCGAAGCCGCGAAGAACGGCGATGCAGAAGCCTTCTCCAAGCTCTACGCCCTGCACAAACGCCGCGTCTACACCCTCTGCCTCCGCATGCTCGGCAACGTCTCCGAGGCCGAAGATATGACCCAGGAGGCCTTTCTGCATCTCTTCCGCAAGATCGGCAGCTTCCGCGGGGAATCGGCCTTCTCCACCTGGCTCCACAGACTCACGGTAAACCTGGTGCTCATGCACCTCCGCAAGAAAGGCCTCAACCTGGTCTCCCTCGAAGAGACCATCAACCCTTCGGAAGAAGACGCACCCAAGCGCGACTTCGGCAGCCGAGACCTGGCCCTCACCGGCTCAGTCGACCGCGTAGCCCTCGAGCGTGCCGTAGCTTCTCTGCCCCCCGGCTATCGCATGGTCTTCGTCCTTCACGATGTCGAAGGCTTCGAACATAACGAGATCGCCACCATGCTCGAGTGCTCCACCGGTAACAGCAAATCGCAGCTCCACAAGGCCCGCCTCAAACTACGCGAACTCCTCCGCCAGCCTGAACCAGCTGCCCAGCCAAACGGCCTCAAGGAGGTAGCGGTATGA
- a CDS encoding ABC transporter permease yields MRSLLQDVRYALRQLFKSPGFAATAILSLACGIAATSAVFSVVWGVVMNPYPYAAPDRMVHFALGGATANGYNGVAITATQWQQLRKVPAIEDSVLMNFKNMTITGSDLPEDVHSTLMTSNGFNFFGVPTLLGRGILPSDASDDRDPQPILVISYKFWQRHFNGDPTLIGKTIQLDHQPYNVVGVAAKRFTWGDADVYLPMKTTAGTDAYQVEARLKPGVSHHLAEQQLQPLLTQFEKDTPRNFPPNPGPLTVIGLNDQFMKAIGPSLALLFGAVLLLLAIGCGNVSILLLARGVAREHEFAVRAAIGASRARIVRQLLTEALLLSVTGATLGVLFAYKLLAGIIALLPQYSFPHEAAFAINLPVLAFSVVVSLLTGIFFGLWPALRLSRPDVREAMQTGTRKVAGTVSGRALHNALIAGQIALTLLLLSAAGAAVQSFLKLAHTPLGYDPHNTMSIGLPIRESAYSTLPARIAYVELLRNKIAEIPGVRMVAISANATPPNNGLNSPIELLGQPSSQDRKARINFVSEEYFPLLKISLLQGRLWTESENHNANSVAVINQTFAHKYFPNGDAIGHSLTIGALKNAPPEVTPQPSATGWIQIIGVTEDKLDDGLRNPVAPEAFIPYTLAMWGYTQFLVHTDGPPTAMIHTIGQQVASVDHDQQIGQSVLDLEHWISTQPEYAQGQLLSWLFAGFAILALLLAAVGLYSVVSYTVSQRTNEFGIRMALGAPRGSVLELVARSAITSVGIGVAIGILLTILLQKGLAHWAAATNQTLTPLLFAVAILASVVLIASGIPARRATQVEPMEALRYE; encoded by the coding sequence ATGAGATCTCTCCTTCAAGACGTACGCTACGCTCTCCGCCAACTCTTCAAGAGTCCCGGCTTCGCAGCCACCGCCATCCTCTCCCTCGCCTGCGGAATCGCCGCAACCTCAGCCGTCTTCAGCGTGGTCTGGGGAGTCGTCATGAACCCCTACCCCTACGCCGCCCCCGACCGCATGGTGCACTTTGCACTCGGAGGCGCCACAGCCAACGGCTACAACGGCGTAGCGATCACAGCCACCCAGTGGCAACAACTCCGCAAAGTCCCAGCCATCGAGGACTCGGTCCTGATGAACTTCAAAAACATGACCATCACCGGAAGCGACCTGCCGGAAGACGTCCACAGCACCCTGATGACGTCCAATGGCTTTAACTTCTTCGGCGTGCCCACCCTGCTCGGCCGAGGAATTCTGCCATCGGACGCAAGCGACGACCGCGATCCGCAACCAATCCTCGTGATCAGCTACAAATTCTGGCAGCGCCACTTCAACGGCGACCCCACCCTCATCGGCAAAACCATTCAACTGGATCACCAGCCCTACAACGTAGTAGGTGTTGCCGCAAAGCGCTTTACCTGGGGCGACGCCGATGTCTATCTACCCATGAAGACAACTGCAGGCACCGACGCCTACCAGGTAGAGGCCCGCCTCAAGCCCGGAGTCAGCCACCACCTCGCCGAACAGCAACTCCAACCGCTCCTCACCCAGTTTGAAAAGGACACCCCACGAAACTTCCCACCCAACCCTGGACCATTGACCGTCATCGGCCTCAACGATCAGTTCATGAAAGCGATCGGCCCCTCCCTCGCGCTCCTCTTTGGTGCCGTCCTGCTGCTCCTCGCCATCGGCTGCGGCAACGTCTCGATCCTTCTGCTCGCCCGGGGTGTGGCCCGCGAGCATGAGTTTGCCGTACGCGCCGCCATCGGAGCCTCGCGCGCACGCATCGTCCGTCAGCTCCTCACCGAAGCCCTCTTGCTCTCAGTCACCGGCGCCACGCTGGGAGTGCTCTTCGCCTATAAGCTGCTCGCAGGCATCATCGCGCTCCTGCCCCAATACTCCTTCCCCCACGAGGCCGCCTTCGCCATCAACCTCCCCGTGCTTGCCTTCTCTGTCGTGGTCTCCCTGCTGACCGGGATCTTCTTCGGCCTCTGGCCTGCGCTGCGTCTCTCGCGCCCCGATGTTCGCGAGGCCATGCAGACCGGCACCCGCAAGGTCGCTGGCACAGTCAGCGGCCGGGCACTCCACAACGCCCTCATCGCCGGCCAGATCGCACTCACCCTCCTGCTCCTCTCCGCCGCCGGCGCTGCCGTTCAAAGCTTTCTCAAGCTCGCCCACACTCCTCTCGGATACGACCCGCATAACACCATGTCGATCGGTCTGCCCATTCGCGAGTCCGCCTACTCCACCCTCCCCGCTCGCATCGCCTACGTCGAACTCCTCCGCAACAAAATCGCCGAGATCCCCGGCGTTCGCATGGTAGCCATCTCCGCCAATGCCACGCCGCCAAACAACGGCCTCAACTCGCCGATCGAACTCCTGGGCCAACCCTCCTCCCAGGACCGGAAAGCGCGGATCAACTTCGTCAGCGAGGAATACTTTCCGCTGCTCAAAATCTCCCTGCTCCAGGGCCGCCTCTGGACCGAGTCCGAGAACCATAACGCCAACTCCGTCGCGGTCATCAACCAGACCTTCGCCCATAAGTACTTTCCCAACGGCGATGCCATCGGCCACTCCCTCACGATAGGGGCTCTCAAAAACGCGCCTCCAGAGGTGACCCCTCAACCAAGTGCAACAGGCTGGATCCAGATCATCGGGGTCACCGAAGACAAGCTCGATGATGGCCTGCGTAATCCAGTCGCCCCCGAGGCCTTCATCCCATACACCCTCGCCATGTGGGGCTACACCCAGTTCCTGGTCCACACCGACGGCCCACCCACCGCCATGATCCACACCATCGGCCAGCAGGTCGCCTCCGTGGATCACGACCAACAGATAGGCCAGTCGGTCCTGGACCTCGAACACTGGATCAGCACCCAGCCCGAGTACGCCCAGGGCCAGCTCCTCTCCTGGCTCTTCGCCGGATTCGCCATCCTCGCTCTCCTTCTCGCAGCAGTCGGCCTCTACAGCGTCGTCTCCTACACCGTCTCGCAACGCACCAACGAGTTCGGCATCCGCATGGCCCTCGGCGCTCCACGCGGTAGCGTACTCGAGTTAGTCGCGCGCTCAGCCATCACGAGCGTCGGCATCGGCGTTGCGATAGGAATCCTGCTCACCATCCTGCTGCAAAAAGGTCTGGCTCACTGGGCTGCGGCAACCAACCAGACGCTGACTCCTCTGCTCTTCGCCGTCGCCATCCTCGCATCCGTAGTCCTCATCGCCAGCGGCATCCCAGCCCGCCGCGCCACCCAGGTAGAACCAATGGAAGCCCTCCGCTACGAGTAA
- a CDS encoding APC family permease gives MEQRRQMGLAATLSVVTGESIALGIFLTPAAMARSLGSPLLLAAVWCGMGLITLCGALCYSELAINYPLTGGEYVYLRQGYGTRLAFLYGWMSAAVMDPGLAAALAVGAAPYVLSLFGLPPRTQIVIPALILIGLAVLNYIGTRLSRRVMTTANLLKIAVLVCLVLWAWISGHATVAHLLPLAARRPGSEPLFAAIAGATVSAFFSFGGWWEAGKIAGEVRNPSRNMPLAFTGGVLLVTAVYLLVSASFLMVVPLEKIVSNTAFVAQFGEALFGTTGGKVLSACVLLSVLGGLMALTMAAPRVYYAMAKDGAFFAPFGKLHPRFGTPASGILLQTGLALLVLSFGAFNRILSFIIFSALCFLALSVTTLFRMPQPVRRWWFPTAPIVFLLGCAVIDLMILLHDPIPALIGLVIVLCGEPVRRLFFSKADVNANPLPQQITS, from the coding sequence ATGGAACAGCGTCGGCAGATGGGACTGGCCGCAACCCTCTCCGTGGTTACTGGAGAGTCGATTGCGCTCGGCATCTTCCTTACTCCCGCCGCAATGGCAAGATCGCTGGGCTCGCCTCTCCTGCTGGCCGCCGTATGGTGCGGCATGGGCCTCATCACCTTATGCGGAGCGCTCTGCTACTCCGAGCTAGCCATCAACTACCCCCTCACTGGCGGCGAATATGTCTACCTGCGCCAGGGTTACGGCACCCGCCTCGCATTCCTCTACGGCTGGATGTCCGCCGCCGTCATGGACCCAGGCCTCGCCGCCGCGCTCGCCGTAGGCGCAGCCCCCTATGTCCTCTCCCTCTTCGGACTCCCGCCGCGCACGCAAATCGTCATCCCCGCGCTAATCCTCATCGGCCTCGCTGTCCTCAACTACATCGGCACTCGCCTCAGCCGCCGCGTCATGACCACCGCCAACCTCTTGAAGATCGCAGTCCTCGTATGCCTCGTGCTCTGGGCATGGATCTCCGGGCACGCGACCGTCGCGCATCTGTTGCCTTTAGCCGCCCGCCGCCCCGGCTCCGAACCTCTCTTCGCCGCCATCGCCGGAGCCACCGTCAGCGCCTTCTTCAGCTTCGGCGGATGGTGGGAGGCAGGCAAGATCGCCGGCGAAGTCCGCAACCCAAGCCGCAACATGCCCCTCGCCTTCACCGGAGGCGTGCTCCTAGTCACCGCTGTCTATCTCCTGGTCAGCGCCTCGTTCCTCATGGTCGTCCCGCTCGAAAAGATCGTCTCCAACACCGCCTTCGTAGCCCAGTTCGGCGAAGCCCTCTTCGGCACCACAGGAGGCAAAGTCCTCTCCGCCTGCGTCCTCCTCTCCGTTCTCGGAGGACTCATGGCCCTTACCATGGCTGCCCCGCGCGTCTACTACGCCATGGCAAAAGACGGTGCCTTCTTCGCCCCCTTCGGCAAGCTCCATCCTCGCTTCGGCACTCCCGCCAGCGGCATCCTCCTGCAAACCGGCCTCGCCCTCCTTGTCCTAAGCTTCGGAGCCTTCAACCGCATCCTCTCCTTCATCATCTTCTCCGCGCTCTGCTTTCTCGCCCTCTCCGTCACCACCCTCTTCCGCATGCCTCAGCCCGTTCGCCGATGGTGGTTCCCCACCGCACCCATCGTCTTCCTCCTCGGCTGCGCCGTCATCGACCTGATGATCCTCCTGCACGATCCCATCCCCGCGCTTATCGGTTTAGTCATCGTCCTCTGCGGCGAACCCGTCCGCCGTCTCTTCTTCTCCAAGGCAGACGTCAA